One window of Haemorhous mexicanus isolate bHaeMex1 chromosome 16, bHaeMex1.pri, whole genome shotgun sequence genomic DNA carries:
- the LOC132334574 gene encoding serine/threonine-protein kinase pim-1-like produces the protein MTLRLNGPLVPPGRAMPPARPRPWAGLPRARPRASRRGLASGRLWSYWRWRCWAGISAWDRGGIASLWLRLARAWPRPRPRPRPRPRPRPLPGPAEDTSGAAAPAASAAACPARAPPLGSAAAGPEPPLSRCRERTPGDGRPGALEGRSGAVAGPGLSADSRVPPAGKAQQGLKEQYRLGSLLGRGGFGSVFAATRLSDCAPVAIKRVPRERVRHWGELPDGTSAPLEIVLLAKVSTGFPGVVQLLEWLELPNDVLMVLERPERCQDLQHFIRARGFLPEEVARELFRQVLEAVRHCTSCGVLHRDIKPENILVDLATGQAKLTDFGCGTYLQDTAYTHFAGTRSYSPPEWTHFGWYYGRPATIWSLGILLHQMVCGEHPFRRGQNISWDHQLSLPQGLSQECQDLIRRCLSMLDLDRPSLEELLCHPWMQDIHLH, from the exons ATGACCCTTAGGttaaatggccccttggttccc CCCGGTCGGGCcatgcccccggcccgcccccggccctgggcggggctgccccgtgcccggccccgggcgTCCCGCCGCGGTCTCGCCTCCGGCCGGCTCTGGTCGTACTGGcggtggcgctgctgggcgggcatcagtgcctgggacaggggcggcatcgcctccctttggctccgcctggcccgagcctggccccggccccggccccggccccggccccggccccggccccggcccctcccggggcCCGCGGAGGACACAagcggcgcggccgctcccgccgcctccgctgccgcttgcccggcccgagctccgccgctcggcagcgcggccgccggccccgagccgccgctgtcccgctgcagggagcgaacgcctggggatggccgGCCTGGGGCGCTtgaggggcgctcgggggccgTTGCCGGCCCCGGGTTGAGCGCTGACAGCCGCGTCCCGCCGGCAGGGAAGgcgcagcagggcctgaaggagcagtaccggctgggctcgctgctggggcgcggcggcttcggcagcgtctTCGCGGCCACGCGGCTCTCGGACTGTGCCCCG gtggccatcaaaagggTGCCACGGGAGCGCGTCCGGCActggggcgagctg cccgacggcaccagcgcacccctggagatcgtgctgctggccaaggtgtccactggcttccctggtgtggtccagctgctggagtggcttgaGCTCCCCAACGATGTcttgatggtgctggagcgcccggagcggtgtcaggacctgcagcatttcattcgGGCACGGGGCTTCCTGCCCGAGGAGGTGGCGCGGGAgctgttccgccaggtgctggaggccgtgcggcactgcaccagctgcggggtcctgcacagggacatcaaaccagagaacatcctggttgACCTGGCCACCGGGCAGGCCAAATTGACtgactttggctgtggcacctacctgcaggacacagcctacactcactttgcag gaacacGGTCATACAGCCCCCCGGAATGGACCCACTTTGGCTGGTACTATGGCAGGCCAGctaccatctggtccctgggcatcctgctgcaccagatggtctGTGGGGAGCATCCTTTCAGGAGGGGCCAGAACATCAGCTGGGACCATCAACTCTCGctgccacaagggctctctcaag AGTGCCAAGATCTGATCAGGCGGTGTTTATCCATGCTGGACTTGGACAGACCCTCattagaagagctgctctgtcatccttggatgcaggatattcatctgcactag
- the LOC132334932 gene encoding olfactory receptor 14J1-like: MSNSSSISHFLLLALADTRQLQLLHFCLLLGISLAALLGNGLIISAVACGHHLHTPMFFFLLNLALSDLGSICTTVPKTMHNSLWDTRTISYSGCAAQVFLFVLFYSAEISLLTIMCYDRYVSICKPLHYGTLLGSRACAHMAAAAWASAFLNALLHTANTFPLPLCHGNALGQFFCEIPHILKLSCSHSQLRELGFLAVGSCLAFGSFVFIVFSYVQIFRTVLRIPSEQGWHKAFSTCLPHLAVVSLFLSTAAFAYLKPPSISSPSLDLAVSVLYSVVPPALNPLIYSLRNQEVRNSLKKMISIGFQKQ; this comes from the coding sequence atgtccaacagcagctccatcagccacttcctcctgctggcactggcagacacgcggcagctgcagctcctgcacttctgcctcttgctgggcatctccctggctgccctcctgggcaacggcctcatcatcagcgccgtagcctgcggccaccacctgcacacgcccatgttcttcttcctgctcaacctggccctcagcgacctgggctccatctgcaccactgtgcCCAAaaccatgcacaattccctctgggacaccaggaccatctcctactcaggatgtgctgctcaggTGTTTCTGTTTGTCCTTTTCTATTCAGCAGAAAtttccctcctgaccatcatgtgctacgaccgctacgtgtccatctgcaaacccctgcactacgggaccctcctgggcagcagagcttgtgcccacatggcagcagctgcctgggccagtgcctttctcaatgctctgctgcacacgGCCAATACAtttcccctgcccctgtgccacggcaatgccctgggccagttcttctgtgaaatcccacacatcctcaagctctcctgctcacactccCAGCTCAGGGAACTTGGATTTCTTGCTGTTGGTTCCTGTTTAGCATTTGGttcttttgtgttcattgttttctcctatgtgcagatctttaggactgtgctgaggatcccctctgagcagggatggcacaaagccttttccacctgcctccctcacctggccgtggtctccctgttcctcagcactgcagcctttgcCTACCTGAAGCCcccatccatctcctccccatccctggatctggcagtgtcagttctgtactcagtggtgcctccagccctgaaccccctcatctacagcctgaggaaccaggaggtCAGGAATAGCCTGAAGAAAATGATATCAATTGGTTTTCAGAAGCAATAA
- the LOC132335021 gene encoding serine/threonine-protein kinase pim-1-like: MPGRAMPPARPRPRAWLPRPRPRPSRRGLASGRLWPYWRWRCWAGISAWGWGGIASLWLRLARAWPRPRPQPLPGPAEDTGGAAAPAASAAACPPRAPPLGSAAAGPEPPLSRCKERTPGDGRPGALEGRSGAVAGPGPSADSRVPPAGKAQQGLKEQYRLGSLLGRGGFGSVFAATRLSDGAPVAIKRVPRERVRHWGELPDGTSAPLEIVLLAKVSTGFPGVVQLLEWLELPNDVLMVLERPERCQDLQHFIRARGFLPEEVARELFRQVLEAVQHCTSCGVLHRDIKPENILVDLATGQAKLIDFGCGTYLQDTAYTHFAGEPSYSPPEWTHFGWYYGRPATIWSLGILLHQMVCGEHPFRRGQNISWDHQLSLPQGLSQECQDLIRRCLSMLDLDRPSLEELLCHPWMQDIHLP; the protein is encoded by the exons ATGCCCGGTCGGGCCATGCCCCCGGCCCGTCCCCGGCCCCGGGCGTGGCTGCCCCGTCCCCGGCCCCGGCCGTCCCGCCGCGGTCTCGCCTCCGGCCGCCTCTGGCCGTACTGGcggtggcgctgctgggcgggcatcagtgcctggggctggggcggcatcgcctccctttggctccgcctggccagagcctggccccggccccggccccagcccctcccgggGCCCGCGGAGGACAcaggcggcgcggccgctcccgccgcctccgctgccgctTGCCCGccccgagctccgccgctcggcagcgcggccgccggccccgagccgccgcTGTCCCGCTGCAAGGAGCgaacgcctggggatggccggcccggggcgcttgaggggcgctcgggggccgTTGCCGGCCCCGGGCCAAGCGCTGACAGCCGCGTCCCGCCGGCAGGGAAGgcgcagcagggcctgaaggagcagtaccGGCTGGGCTCACtgctggggcgcggcggcttcggcagcgtcttcgcggccacgcggctctcggacggcgccccg gtggccatcaaaagggTGCCACGGGAGCGCGTCCGGCActggggcgagctg cccgacggcaccagcgcacccctggagatcgtgctgctggccaaggtgtccactggcttccctggtgtggtccagctgctggagtggcttgaGCTCCCCAACGACGTcttgatggtgctggagcgcccggagcggtgtcaggacctgcagcatttcattcgGGCACGGGGCTTCCTGCCCGAGGAGGTGGCGCGGGAGCTGTTCCGCCAAGTGCTGGAGGCCGtgcagcactgcaccagctgcggggtcctgcacagggacatcaaaccagagaacatcctggttgacctggccaccgggcaggccaaattgattgactttggctgtggcacctacctgcaggacacagcctacactcactttgcaggtgagcc GTCATACAGCCCCCCAGAATGGACCCACTTTGGCTGGTACTATGGCAGGCCAGctaccatctggtccctgggcatcctgctgcaccagatggtctgtggggagcaccctttcaggaggggccagaacatcagctgggaccatcagctctcgctgccacaagggctctctCAAG AGTGCCAAGATCTGATCAGGCGGTGTTTATCCATGCTGGACTTGGACAGACCCTCattagaagagctgctctgtcatccttggatgcaggatattcatctgccctag